The proteins below come from a single Rhodohalobacter sp. SW132 genomic window:
- a CDS encoding NAD(+)/NADH kinase, with amino-acid sequence MKLGVIANPEKYSIKEPLNRLLNWCSENDHQITVSKEFKQSVSGVEFNSELHVAESEKECISESDFIIAIGGDGTMLHTAKYVRYSDSPILGVNTGKLGFMANVQPDQIESALHDLQSGNFDIDKRAMLQGVSREGDIYYALNEFLFTKKDTSSMVSLKASYDGYLLNHFWADGLLISTPTGSTAYNLSAGGPIVMPGTPVMIVTPINPHTLTTRPLVLPSDKNLVIEVEDQPDHILFSSDGRMSDQTLSDMTISKSDLSVNLVMLKNQNYFKTLRNKLMWGLDSRKAPGDS; translated from the coding sequence ATGAAACTTGGTGTGATCGCCAATCCTGAAAAATATTCCATAAAAGAACCTCTGAACCGATTGCTGAACTGGTGTAGTGAAAATGATCACCAGATAACGGTATCCAAAGAATTCAAACAGTCTGTATCCGGCGTTGAATTTAACAGTGAACTCCATGTCGCTGAATCGGAAAAAGAGTGTATTTCCGAATCTGATTTTATCATTGCCATTGGCGGCGACGGAACCATGCTGCACACAGCCAAATATGTTCGATACTCCGATTCCCCCATCCTTGGCGTAAATACCGGAAAGCTCGGTTTTATGGCTAATGTTCAGCCCGACCAGATTGAATCCGCCCTGCACGACCTCCAAAGCGGCAATTTTGATATCGATAAACGAGCCATGCTTCAGGGGGTATCACGGGAAGGTGACATCTATTATGCGCTGAATGAATTTCTTTTTACCAAAAAGGATACTTCTTCCATGGTATCCCTGAAAGCATCTTACGACGGATACCTGCTGAACCATTTCTGGGCGGATGGCCTGTTAATATCCACTCCAACCGGATCTACGGCGTATAATCTTTCTGCAGGCGGTCCCATTGTAATGCCCGGCACTCCCGTAATGATCGTTACACCCATCAATCCGCATACGCTAACAACACGACCGCTCGTGCTGCCCTCCGATAAAAATCTGGTAATTGAAGTTGAAGACCAGCCGGATCATATCTTATTTTCAAGTGATGGCAGGATGTCCGATCAAACACTTTCAGATATGACCATCTCTAAGAGTGATCTGTCCGTAAATCTGGTGATGCTAAAAAATCAAAACTATTTTAAAACATTGAGAAATAAGTTGATGTGGGGTCTTGACAGCAGAAAAGCACCGGGGGATTCCTGA
- the mdh gene encoding malate dehydrogenase, whose product MKVTVVGAGGNVGSTVALSVAQRDFAKEVVMVDIERKEDDKTFYPSKGRALDQWEASPIHGFDTRLTGTVDYADTKDSDVCVITAGVPRKPGMSRDDLLEINAKIVDSVSKELVKHSPDTIIIVVSNPLDVMTYVAHAASSLDDSKVMGMAGILDTARYRSFLAEELNVSPKDIQALLMGGHGDTMVPLPRYTTVAGIPVTQLIDSDKLDAIVDRTKKGGGEIVGLMGTSAWYAPGAAAAQMVEAIMLDQNRIFPCAVKPSGQYGIDDIFIGLPVKLGHGGIKEIIEVDLDEKERDLLDKSVTAVRSTMGDFNKLMDN is encoded by the coding sequence ATGAAAGTAACTGTAGTAGGAGCAGGTGGTAATGTAGGATCAACCGTGGCACTGAGCGTGGCACAACGTGATTTTGCCAAAGAAGTCGTAATGGTTGATATTGAAAGAAAAGAGGATGACAAAACATTTTACCCCTCAAAAGGACGTGCACTCGATCAGTGGGAAGCTTCTCCGATCCACGGATTTGATACACGCCTGACCGGAACGGTAGATTATGCAGACACCAAAGATTCAGATGTATGTGTAATTACAGCAGGTGTTCCCCGAAAACCCGGAATGAGCCGTGACGATCTCCTCGAAATCAACGCTAAAATCGTCGATTCAGTTTCAAAAGAACTGGTAAAGCATTCACCCGATACAATCATCATTGTGGTTTCAAATCCGCTTGATGTGATGACTTATGTTGCACATGCAGCAAGCAGTCTTGATGACAGCAAAGTGATGGGTATGGCGGGAATCCTGGATACGGCACGTTACCGGTCTTTCCTCGCTGAAGAGCTGAATGTATCCCCCAAAGATATTCAGGCGCTGCTCATGGGCGGGCACGGCGATACGATGGTCCCCCTGCCGCGTTACACCACTGTAGCCGGAATCCCTGTAACCCAGCTGATCGATTCCGATAAACTCGACGCAATTGTGGACCGAACCAAAAAAGGCGGTGGTGAGATTGTAGGGTTGATGGGTACATCAGCCTGGTACGCACCCGGAGCTGCTGCAGCACAAATGGTTGAGGCGATTATGCTCGATCAAAATCGCATTTTCCCATGTGCAGTGAAACCGTCAGGACAATACGGAATTGACGATATTTTCATCGGACTTCCCGTAAAACTGGGCCACGGCGGAATCAAAGAGATCATTGAGGTTGACTTAGATGAAAAAGAACGAGATCTTTTAGATAAGTCAGTTACTGCAGTCCGCTCCACGATGGGCGACTTCAACAAACTGATGGATAACTAA